In Columba livia isolate bColLiv1 breed racing homer chromosome Z, bColLiv1.pat.W.v2, whole genome shotgun sequence, one DNA window encodes the following:
- the ARK2N gene encoding protein ARK2N isoform X2 has product MGYKQTLYTPACCKTGQREAKGCSQECQELLEDARMQSRFYSSQAAALLKSVSSSPHLPDHVLHALRPGGPWCSEMKMETVGKTEELVDSEVPPKTSEKQEVAPDEDGPIELETQTQKDSVAAAADSVVLSSMPCLLMELRRDSSESQLASTESDKPTGGRVYESDSSNHCMLSPSSSGHLADSDTLSSTEENEPCHAEAAVEGDPSVVSGAVVGRKSRRSRSESETSTMAAKKNRQSIDKQNGRVTKVKGHRSQKHKERIRLLRQKREAAARKKYNLLQDSSTSDSDLTCDSSTSSSDDDEEVSGSSKTITAEIPAGFSRAGGSGGATREIPGLLDRGTVWDRNCIGNVLEEAMNCFAEMQRQTEEKFRMWIEKLTRLDTDEESKQQLEPREPKIQLVGQRIPPTTQSGAFIQMPDSQVLPQQSFNSYVGYQNVDAALEFPATFNNNFPPVFPENGNIAEPDLNQS; this is encoded by the exons GCTGCTGCATTGCTGAAGTCTGTGTCTAGTTCACCCCATCTTCCAGACCACGTGCTCCATGCTTTGAGACCAGGAGGACCTTGGTGTTCTGAAATGAAGATGGAGACAgtgggaaaaacagaagaacttGTTGATTCAGAAGTTCCGCCAAAGACTTCTGAAAAGCAAGAGGTGGCTCCTGATGAAGATGGGCCAATAGAACTGGAGACACAAACCCAGAAGGACAGCGTGGCCGCCGCAGCGGACTCTGTGGTCCTCTCCTCCATGCCTTGCTTACTGATGGAACTGAGGCGAGACTCCTCGGAGTCTCAGCTGGCGTCTACAGAGAGTGATAAGCCAACGGGTGGTCGAGTTTACGAGAGTGACTCTTCTAATCATTGCATGCTTTCCCCTTCTTCCAGTGGGCATTTGGCTGACTCAGACACATTGTCTTCCACAGAAGAGAATGAGCCCTGTCACGCTGAAGCTGCTGTGGAAGGTGACCCTTCTGTGGTGTCTGGGGCTGTGGTCGGGAGGAAATCCAGGCGATCCAGGTCGGAAAGCGAAACTTCAACAATGGCTGCAAAGAAAAACCGACAGTCTATTGATAAGCAGAATGGCCGAGTTACCAAGGTAAAAGGTCACCGAAGccaaaaacacaaagaaagaatCCGGCTCTTAAGACAGAAACGGGAGGCAGCTGCTCGCAAGAAATACAACCTGCTGCAGGACAGCAGTACCAGTGATAGTGACCTGACGTGTGACTCGAGCACGAGTTCATCAGATGATGATGAAGAGGTTTCAGGGAGCAGCAAGACAATCACTGCAGAGATACCAG CTGGCTTCAGTCGTGCTGGGGGATCTGGAGGAGCGACCAGGGAAATTCCAGGATTGCTTGACAGGGGCACCGTGTGGGATAGGAACTGCATAGGCAATGTCCTGGAAGAGGCCATGAACTGCTTTGCCGAGATGCAGAGGCAGACAGAGGAGAAATTCCGCATGTGGATAGAAAAGCTAACCCGTCTTGACACGGACGAAGAAAGCAAGCAACAACTGGAGCCCAGGGAACCTAAAATTCAACTAGTTGGCCAAAGAATCCCCCCTACCACACAGTCAGGGGCTTTCATACAGATGCCTGATAGCCAAGTACTTCCACAGCAGTCGTTTAATTCTTACGTGGGATATCAAAATGTCGATGCTGCGCTAGAGTTTCCAGCGACTTTCAATAACAATTTTCCACCTGTCTTTCCAGAGAACGGGAATATTGCAGAGCCTGATCTGAATCAATCAtaa